One window of Sphingobium sp. HWE2-09 genomic DNA carries:
- a CDS encoding transposase domain-containing protein, with protein sequence MAGTCRLNGVEPEAWFTDVIERIGDHPINRIDDFLPWNWQSSKLTNDLEEAA encoded by the coding sequence CTGGCGGGCACATGCCGGCTCAACGGCGTCGAGCCCGAGGCATGGTTCACTGACGTCATCGAGCGCATCGGTGATCACCCGATCAATCGGATCGATGACTTCTTGCCGTGGAACTGGCAGTCATCAAAGCTGACCAACGATCTGGAGGAGGCTGCGTGA